In Spirosoma aureum, a single genomic region encodes these proteins:
- a CDS encoding acyl-CoA dehydrogenase has protein sequence MATTYFSKRNLQFLLHDVFKAEELTQYDYFSAHDRETFNLVLDSATYIADTLMHPYLKEIDKNQPELKNGRVTVHPKIKEFLKAMGDAGLIGAGFSFDHGGQQLPEMVNSLVGFILMAANNGMMYAGLSSGAAHLITSFGNPELNAFYVPNMLGGTWQGTMALTEPQAGSSLSDVTTSATPLPDGTYKIKGQKVFISAGDHDAADNIVHLMLARIDGAPKGTKGISLFVVPKYRPASDSPSGFVDNDVVSTGVYHKMGQKGVPAMHLTMGSNDNTIGYLVGEPHHGLPYMFQMMNEARIGVGMTAAAIATAAYYEALQYAKERPQSRRLNEKNLLDAPQTPIINHPDVRRMLLFQKAVTEGALALLVQVAKLYDLSHVLEGEEKENAFLLLDLLMPVAKSYPSEMGVQSVSQSLQTFGGYGFTEDFPVEQLYRDIRITPIYEGTTGIQAQDLLGRKMTTKGGKAPQLLFAEMSRTIAEASAYDDLKPYADQLSAELKRTQDVVMSLMPYAIKGDTERYLSDATLFLELFGIIVVAWQWLKQAIVARQALLTQNPQGDDLAFFEGKIHTMKFFFHYEVPKTLGLATRLKDPEVLTIVTEKELAL, from the coding sequence ATGGCAACAACATATTTCAGCAAACGCAATCTCCAGTTCCTGCTCCACGACGTATTTAAAGCTGAAGAACTTACTCAATACGACTATTTCAGCGCTCACGACCGCGAAACATTCAATCTGGTGCTCGATTCGGCCACCTACATTGCCGACACGCTGATGCACCCCTATCTGAAGGAAATCGACAAAAACCAGCCAGAACTCAAAAACGGACGGGTAACTGTTCATCCCAAAATTAAAGAGTTCCTGAAAGCGATGGGCGATGCAGGTCTGATTGGGGCTGGTTTCTCATTCGACCACGGCGGTCAGCAGCTTCCCGAAATGGTTAATTCACTGGTTGGTTTCATTCTGATGGCGGCCAATAACGGGATGATGTATGCTGGCCTTTCCTCGGGTGCAGCTCACCTGATTACCTCCTTTGGAAACCCCGAGCTGAATGCGTTTTACGTACCGAACATGCTGGGCGGCACCTGGCAGGGAACGATGGCCCTGACTGAACCACAGGCAGGTTCATCGCTATCGGATGTAACGACTTCGGCGACTCCCCTACCCGACGGCACCTATAAGATTAAGGGCCAGAAAGTATTCATCTCGGCTGGCGACCACGACGCAGCCGACAACATTGTTCATCTTATGCTGGCCCGTATTGACGGCGCTCCCAAAGGCACGAAAGGCATTTCGTTGTTCGTCGTACCAAAGTATAGGCCCGCCAGCGATTCGCCCAGTGGTTTTGTAGATAATGATGTCGTATCGACGGGTGTTTACCATAAAATGGGCCAGAAGGGCGTTCCGGCAATGCACCTGACGATGGGGTCTAACGATAACACGATAGGCTATCTTGTCGGTGAACCACATCACGGCTTGCCTTATATGTTCCAGATGATGAATGAGGCCCGGATTGGGGTTGGCATGACAGCCGCAGCTATTGCGACAGCAGCCTATTACGAGGCTTTGCAATATGCCAAAGAACGACCACAAAGTCGTCGACTGAACGAGAAAAATCTATTAGACGCGCCCCAGACACCAATTATTAATCACCCGGACGTTCGTCGGATGCTCCTGTTTCAGAAGGCGGTTACTGAAGGGGCACTTGCTTTACTGGTCCAGGTGGCTAAACTATACGACCTAAGTCATGTACTTGAGGGCGAAGAGAAAGAAAACGCCTTTCTGTTACTCGATCTGCTGATGCCGGTAGCTAAAAGCTATCCGTCTGAAATGGGGGTTCAGTCGGTAAGCCAGAGTTTACAAACGTTTGGTGGTTACGGTTTCACAGAAGATTTCCCGGTCGAACAGCTCTACCGTGATATCCGGATTACGCCGATTTACGAAGGAACAACCGGCATTCAGGCGCAGGATTTACTGGGTCGTAAAATGACAACAAAAGGCGGCAAGGCTCCGCAATTGCTCTTTGCCGAAATGAGCAGGACCATTGCCGAAGCCAGCGCCTACGACGATCTCAAGCCTTATGCCGATCAGCTCAGCGCTGAACTTAAGCGGACACAGGACGTAGTCATGAGCCTGATGCCTTACGCCATAAAGGGCGATACTGAACGGTATCTGTCCGATGCAACCCTTTTCCTTGAATTATTTGGTATCATTGTTGTGGCCTGGCAATGGCTAAAACAAGCGATCGTAGCGAGGCAAGCCTTATTAACTCAGAATCCACAGGGAGATGATCTGGCCTTTTTTGAAGGGAAGATTCACACCATGAAATTCTTCTTTCATTATGAGGTTCCGAAGACTCTCGGATTAGCGACGAGGCTTAAAGATCCTGAAGTTCTGACGATTGTGACCGAGAAAGAACTAGCCCTATAA
- a CDS encoding DUF5618 family protein, which yields MFDNPVQEARRYIENARQTLSRSAQKDGRYYSDKKYVKTAGHQAYTGVLLALDAVTPKPKKGRKTEEFYRAEITKMDKKLLRSFNVAYENLHMFMGYDGATDVSVAESGLREAETIIDWVANRLS from the coding sequence ATGTTTGACAATCCCGTTCAGGAAGCCCGGCGCTATATTGAGAATGCCCGGCAAACCTTAAGTCGATCGGCTCAAAAAGATGGCCGTTACTATTCTGACAAGAAGTATGTCAAGACCGCCGGGCACCAGGCTTATACGGGTGTGTTGCTGGCGTTGGATGCCGTTACGCCCAAACCAAAGAAAGGCCGTAAGACGGAAGAATTTTACCGGGCTGAAATAACCAAAATGGACAAGAAGCTCTTACGCTCCTTCAATGTGGCGTATGAGAACCTGCATATGTTTATGGGCTACGACGGAGCCACTGACGTCAGTGTTGCCGAAAGTGGTCTGCGGGAAGCCGAAACGATTATCGATTGGGTCGCGAATCGGTTGAGTTAA
- a CDS encoding DinB family protein, with the protein MKLPSRRSFLKQGATTCALSPFVVAELPSSALDDEFSLKEVHLLQGMSGWEYKSLWGNLKGITEKEADWKPNPESNSVRWVVGHLCWFEEWVADAIENKGRYLTDKKPVSIVEPTMEAMKARFDAAKARSTRLIEGLTAETWTRKVIFVGRVEVPIFNLIQSLVSHTAGHRYQVRYIRGTYSRVFHITNKADFDPW; encoded by the coding sequence ATGAAACTACCTTCACGACGTTCGTTCCTAAAACAAGGCGCCACCACCTGCGCCCTTTCGCCCTTTGTGGTCGCAGAACTACCATCGTCTGCTCTGGATGATGAATTTTCACTCAAAGAGGTCCACTTACTTCAAGGTATGAGTGGCTGGGAGTATAAATCGCTTTGGGGAAATTTGAAAGGAATTACAGAAAAGGAAGCCGACTGGAAGCCCAATCCTGAATCAAATTCTGTGCGGTGGGTAGTGGGACATCTGTGCTGGTTTGAAGAATGGGTGGCCGATGCCATAGAAAACAAAGGCCGTTACCTGACTGATAAAAAGCCTGTGTCAATTGTAGAGCCGACTATGGAAGCGATGAAAGCGCGGTTTGATGCGGCCAAAGCCCGCTCAACACGGCTGATCGAAGGCTTGACTGCGGAGACGTGGACTCGGAAAGTTATTTTCGTTGGTCGTGTTGAGGTACCTATTTTTAATTTGATTCAGTCCCTTGTTTCGCATACAGCTGGACACCGGTATCAGGTTCGGTATATTCGCGGAACGTATAGCCGGGTTTTCCACATCACCAATAAAGCTGATTTCGATCCCTGGTGA
- a CDS encoding DUF2911 domain-containing protein produces MKDLVKCVGALFLTLIFAGHSWGQVKPYTASFIGTMGPDTVFVETYNIINNHLYGKVLFRMFENHVGVFNVHFYPDGTIREFNMMAMDPINSSLPYEAKVAWRFPYNRTMICADDTCTILVSRRDSPQEVVVKQATSSMDFYGGTNPLFSLIEWNCMRLAKSGKQVLGPLTMTNTSAVSTISVRYTGENAMVFGGPFIEYTKIKVDATGRIINTDGTGTAYNFLVTKHAPIDIDQLAKRMVRTIGIGDPSPRDTVAASIQKSTISIDYSRPSRRGRKIFGGVVPYDSVWRTGASNATVLSLQHPIQIGKTVLPAGKYSLYTIPGPQSWQLIFNTNTTKWPTDPDRSKDFAQVALLVKSLDTPKDQFTIEIQETKTGGTLKFQWDDKEAYTDFKIIRN; encoded by the coding sequence ATGAAAGATCTCGTTAAATGCGTTGGTGCTTTGTTTCTCACTTTAATCTTCGCCGGACACAGTTGGGGGCAGGTCAAACCTTATACGGCTTCGTTTATCGGAACCATGGGACCCGATACAGTTTTTGTGGAAACCTACAATATCATCAACAACCACCTTTACGGTAAAGTACTATTCCGGATGTTTGAAAACCACGTTGGTGTGTTCAACGTGCATTTTTATCCGGACGGTACCATCCGGGAATTTAACATGATGGCGATGGACCCTATCAATAGTTCATTACCTTATGAAGCTAAAGTAGCCTGGAGATTCCCCTACAACCGTACGATGATTTGCGCCGATGACACCTGTACGATTTTAGTTTCCAGACGAGATAGCCCACAGGAAGTCGTTGTTAAGCAAGCTACCAGCAGCATGGATTTTTATGGTGGCACCAATCCGCTATTCTCCCTGATTGAATGGAATTGCATGCGGCTGGCTAAATCCGGCAAACAAGTACTCGGACCGCTTACTATGACCAATACCAGTGCAGTAAGTACCATTAGCGTTCGTTATACCGGAGAGAACGCCATGGTTTTTGGAGGGCCATTTATTGAATATACAAAAATCAAGGTAGACGCAACCGGTAGAATTATAAACACAGATGGTACAGGTACTGCCTATAATTTTCTGGTGACGAAGCATGCACCTATTGATATTGACCAATTAGCTAAACGAATGGTCAGAACGATTGGCATTGGAGATCCTTCGCCCAGAGATACCGTGGCAGCAAGCATTCAGAAAAGTACCATAAGTATTGACTACAGCAGGCCATCCAGGCGAGGACGAAAAATCTTTGGCGGTGTGGTGCCGTATGATTCGGTATGGCGTACGGGGGCAAGTAATGCCACTGTTTTAAGCCTACAACATCCCATTCAGATTGGAAAAACAGTACTCCCCGCCGGAAAATATAGTCTTTACACCATACCTGGTCCTCAGTCGTGGCAGTTAATCTTCAATACAAACACAACTAAATGGCCTACTGACCCTGATAGGAGCAAGGATTTCGCCCAGGTTGCTCTGTTAGTGAAAAGTCTGGACACGCCCAAAGATCAGTTTACAATTGAGATCCAGGAAACCAAAACAGGTGGAACGCTTAAGTTTCAATGGGATGACAAAGAGGCTTATACTGACTTTAAAATAATCAGGAATTAG
- a CDS encoding DUF2911 domain-containing protein yields the protein MKNLIAVFSLLFAMVSLAQAQDKKPPVSPKVTVESPDKNIKIVYGQPSKKGRVIFGPEGSASLEKFGKVWRTGANEATEITFKSDVMFGDKMVKAGTYTLFTIPGEKEWSVLLNSTLGQWGAYDYEKIKGNDVAMIKVPVSMAKSPIEKLTITPSNSSIAIAWDNMTISVPVMKHGS from the coding sequence ATGAAAAATCTGATTGCAGTCTTTAGTCTCCTGTTTGCCATGGTATCACTGGCGCAGGCACAGGACAAAAAGCCGCCAGTAAGTCCGAAGGTAACTGTAGAAAGCCCTGATAAGAATATCAAAATTGTTTATGGCCAGCCTTCTAAAAAAGGCCGGGTTATTTTCGGGCCAGAAGGATCGGCTAGTCTGGAGAAATTTGGTAAAGTTTGGCGCACTGGTGCCAACGAAGCTACGGAAATTACATTTAAAAGCGATGTAATGTTCGGTGACAAAATGGTGAAGGCAGGTACCTACACGCTATTTACCATTCCCGGTGAAAAAGAGTGGAGCGTTCTGTTGAATAGCACGCTGGGACAGTGGGGTGCTTACGACTACGAAAAAATCAAAGGTAATGATGTGGCAATGATAAAGGTACCCGTATCGATGGCTAAATCACCCATCGAAAAACTGACCATTACGCCCTCTAACAGCAGCATTGCCATTGCCTGGGATAACATGACAATTTCGGTGCCAGTAATGAAACACGGCTCGTAA
- a CDS encoding redoxin domain-containing protein, with protein sequence MTLEFQNELGDFRTFTTKPRQKNVDIQPLKTGDTAPFFSLAGGSGDWRASIFNYPKSGSGQSVSLLDLVAEKPVVISFYCPCWGRYAGPYLDSLIRLNDALQQVGAELVVLSIESPKVLAKQGKNLDFLFAHDADQQVSRQFGVYNEDSPVWDRVSGISDEAFIPAVYVVGPDRQIEYHFLDENFDTPIDIDTIVSHVWALSPVDADFIDKPVGRQNVYAQGFFALWLLGFLAAAGSQFINP encoded by the coding sequence ATGACACTTGAATTTCAAAATGAACTCGGCGATTTCCGCACATTCACCACAAAGCCTCGCCAAAAGAATGTTGATATTCAACCGTTAAAGACAGGTGATACAGCTCCATTTTTCAGTCTGGCGGGCGGTTCGGGCGATTGGCGGGCCTCCATCTTCAATTATCCGAAATCAGGATCCGGTCAATCAGTATCGCTTTTGGATTTAGTGGCTGAAAAGCCGGTAGTCATAAGCTTTTATTGCCCATGCTGGGGGCGTTATGCTGGCCCCTATCTGGATTCGCTGATTCGCCTGAACGATGCCCTTCAGCAAGTTGGCGCTGAATTAGTGGTTCTCTCCATCGAATCGCCAAAAGTGCTCGCCAAGCAGGGTAAAAATCTGGATTTCCTGTTTGCTCATGATGCTGATCAACAAGTGTCGCGTCAATTCGGGGTGTACAACGAAGACAGCCCGGTTTGGGATCGGGTATCGGGCATTTCCGATGAAGCCTTTATTCCGGCCGTGTATGTGGTCGGTCCAGATCGGCAGATCGAATACCATTTCCTGGATGAAAACTTCGATACACCAATCGACATCGATACGATTGTTTCGCATGTATGGGCACTGAGCCCGGTTGATGCTGACTTTATCGATAAGCCGGTTGGCCGGCAGAATGTGTATGCGCAGGGATTTTTCGCGCTTTGGCTGCTGGGCTTTCTGGCTGCTGCCGGTTCACAATTCATCAATCCCTAA
- a CDS encoding peroxiredoxin family protein, which translates to MKRNQVAKTVFLTALTSTSLFAQTPAPLREGVWRGVFQAGQETIPFNFEVKAGNSVATTKLYLLNAREREELTDLTQQGDSVFVPIPLYDATLRFKREGADKLTGVYRSNSSGRDLPLAAEYGKTYRFEPGVTPTVKLSGKWDVNIERAPGDVNKTVGIFEQNGSRVTGTILTVTGDYRYLDGQVSGNEFVLSSFSGSSPSVFRGKFTDEGKFTGEFRYVRGGFTATGVKNEKAALPDLYSLTNLKPGYSKLDFTFPDLNGKSVSLNDPKYKDKVVIVTILGSWCPNCIDETAFLAPWYKANRKRGVEIIGLAFERKNDLTFAKTALSRLLKRYDVQYDILFAGIADKKVASESLPALNKVLAFPTTIIIDKKGNVSQIHTGYTGPATGAYYDEYVQEFNSHINQLLGDTPAPQASRQTVK; encoded by the coding sequence ATGAAACGCAATCAGGTCGCCAAAACGGTATTCCTCACAGCACTCACCAGCACCAGCCTTTTCGCTCAAACACCAGCTCCATTACGTGAAGGCGTATGGCGGGGTGTTTTTCAGGCTGGTCAGGAAACCATTCCGTTCAATTTTGAGGTGAAAGCCGGGAATTCGGTGGCGACAACCAAGCTTTATCTGCTTAATGCCCGTGAGCGTGAAGAATTGACCGACCTGACGCAACAGGGAGACTCGGTTTTCGTTCCGATCCCGCTGTATGACGCTACACTCCGTTTTAAACGAGAAGGAGCGGATAAACTGACGGGGGTATACCGTAGTAACTCAAGTGGCCGTGACCTTCCGCTAGCGGCTGAATATGGCAAAACCTACCGGTTTGAACCGGGTGTGACTCCTACCGTTAAATTGTCGGGGAAATGGGATGTCAATATTGAGCGGGCACCCGGTGATGTCAATAAAACGGTTGGTATATTCGAACAGAATGGTAGCCGCGTTACGGGTACTATTCTAACCGTAACGGGCGATTATAGATATCTGGACGGTCAGGTCTCGGGAAACGAGTTTGTACTGTCTTCGTTTAGTGGCTCGTCGCCGTCCGTTTTTCGGGGGAAATTTACTGACGAGGGTAAATTCACCGGCGAATTCCGTTACGTGCGGGGAGGTTTTACGGCAACAGGAGTAAAAAACGAAAAAGCCGCTTTGCCGGATCTATATTCTTTGACGAATCTTAAGCCGGGTTACTCCAAACTTGATTTTACCTTTCCTGACCTGAATGGTAAATCTGTTTCGCTCAATGATCCGAAGTACAAAGATAAAGTCGTGATCGTAACAATTTTAGGTAGCTGGTGTCCAAACTGTATTGATGAAACCGCTTTTCTGGCGCCCTGGTACAAAGCCAACCGAAAGCGGGGAGTTGAAATAATCGGTCTGGCCTTCGAGCGAAAAAATGATCTGACGTTTGCCAAAACAGCCTTAAGCCGACTGCTTAAGCGGTACGATGTTCAGTACGATATTTTGTTTGCTGGAATAGCGGATAAGAAAGTGGCCTCCGAATCGCTCCCGGCGCTGAATAAAGTACTCGCTTTCCCAACCACCATTATCATTGATAAAAAAGGTAATGTTAGCCAGATTCATACGGGTTATACGGGTCCGGCTACAGGTGCCTATTACGATGAATATGTGCAGGAGTTCAATAGTCACATCAACCAGTTGCTTGGCGACACCCCTGCTCCTCAAGCATCCCGGCAAACGGTCAAGTAA
- a CDS encoding cyanophycinase → MKKQFSILLFFTLSSLLSNAQTQPKTVGPEKGALVIVGGGSMAPELWSRFVELAGGPANANIVIVPTAGEDSSATKAPRETERLQSLGVKNITILHTRDPKVANQESFVAPLKKATGVWFVGGRHWRLTDSYLNTLAHKEFNAVLSRGGVIGGTSAGATIQGSFMVRGDTKGNSIMIGDHTEGLDFIHNVTIDQHVLRRNRQFDLIDVIKARPELLGVGIDEGTAIVVQKNTFEVMGASYVAVYTADQIANNAKYPSGQNSTGGPFFFLGKGQKFDLQTRKVLNQQPPRPNEPAK, encoded by the coding sequence ATGAAAAAGCAATTCAGCATTCTCCTCTTTTTTACCCTAAGTTCCCTGTTGAGCAACGCACAGACTCAACCCAAAACCGTTGGCCCCGAAAAAGGTGCACTCGTCATTGTAGGGGGCGGCAGCATGGCTCCCGAACTCTGGAGCCGTTTCGTTGAATTAGCGGGTGGACCCGCCAATGCCAACATCGTTATCGTGCCTACGGCAGGCGAAGATTCTTCAGCTACCAAAGCGCCCCGAGAAACTGAAAGACTCCAGAGCCTGGGCGTGAAAAACATAACCATTCTGCATACCCGTGATCCGAAGGTTGCCAATCAGGAATCGTTCGTTGCTCCTTTGAAAAAAGCAACGGGGGTCTGGTTCGTAGGTGGTCGTCACTGGCGGTTAACCGATTCCTATCTGAACACGTTGGCGCATAAGGAATTCAATGCTGTACTGAGCCGGGGTGGTGTCATTGGTGGTACATCGGCCGGGGCGACCATTCAGGGATCATTCATGGTGCGGGGTGACACAAAAGGGAACTCAATCATGATCGGTGATCACACAGAGGGTCTCGATTTCATTCATAATGTGACTATCGATCAGCATGTTCTGCGCCGGAATCGCCAGTTTGACCTCATTGATGTCATTAAAGCGCGGCCCGAACTGTTAGGTGTCGGCATTGACGAAGGGACCGCTATTGTCGTTCAGAAAAATACGTTTGAGGTGATGGGCGCATCGTATGTTGCTGTCTACACCGCCGACCAGATTGCCAATAATGCCAAATACCCATCGGGTCAGAACAGCACAGGTGGTCCGTTTTTTTTCCTGGGTAAAGGACAGAAGTTCGATTTGCAGACGCGTAAGGTACTGAACCAGCAGCCCCCGCGACCGAACGAACCCGCTAAATAA
- a CDS encoding O-acetylhomoserine aminocarboxypropyltransferase/cysteine synthase family protein — MKFETLQLHAGQQIDPATNARAVPIYQTTSYAFNSTEHGANLFALKEFGNIYTRIMNPTGDVFEKRIAALEGGVAALAVASGHAAQFIAINNITTVGDNFVTTTYLYGGSYNQFKNSFKNIGVEARFADGDKVESFERLIDERTKFLYLETIGNPGFNVPDFDAFAQLAEKYDLPLIVDNTFGAAGAICKPFDYGAHIIVESATKWIGGHGTTIGGVIVDSGKYNWGNGKYPQFTQPSPSYHGLVLNDVFGVGGPFGNIQFIIRARVEGLRDWGPSQGPFNSFLLLQGLETLTLRIERTSENALALAQWLERHPEVASVNYLGLESSPYHELAKKYLQRGFGGVLSFELKGDKARAEKFVNSLKLISHLANVGDSKTLIIHPASTTHSQLNEEEQSGAGVAPTGLRVSLGIEHIDDIKEDIEQAIAQL, encoded by the coding sequence ATGAAATTTGAAACACTTCAACTGCACGCCGGTCAACAGATCGACCCGGCAACCAATGCCCGTGCGGTCCCCATTTATCAAACGACTTCCTATGCCTTTAACAGCACCGAACACGGCGCTAATCTGTTTGCGCTGAAAGAGTTTGGCAACATCTATACGCGCATCATGAACCCGACAGGCGATGTCTTTGAGAAGCGCATAGCAGCTCTGGAAGGGGGCGTCGCAGCTCTGGCCGTTGCGTCGGGTCATGCGGCTCAGTTTATTGCCATCAACAACATTACGACGGTTGGCGACAATTTCGTAACCACGACGTATCTGTACGGCGGATCGTATAACCAGTTCAAGAATTCCTTCAAAAACATTGGCGTTGAAGCCCGCTTTGCCGACGGCGACAAGGTCGAAAGCTTTGAACGACTGATTGATGAACGGACCAAGTTCCTGTATCTGGAAACCATCGGAAACCCTGGCTTCAACGTTCCCGACTTTGACGCCTTTGCGCAGCTGGCCGAAAAGTATGACCTCCCTTTGATCGTTGACAATACCTTCGGAGCAGCCGGTGCAATTTGTAAACCCTTCGACTACGGTGCTCATATTATTGTCGAATCGGCTACGAAGTGGATTGGCGGACATGGGACGACCATTGGGGGTGTTATTGTCGATTCAGGTAAGTACAATTGGGGGAACGGTAAATACCCGCAATTCACGCAGCCATCGCCGAGTTATCATGGTCTTGTCTTGAACGATGTGTTCGGTGTAGGCGGCCCATTCGGCAATATCCAGTTCATTATCCGGGCCAGAGTGGAAGGCTTACGGGATTGGGGTCCATCGCAAGGGCCGTTTAATTCGTTTTTGCTGTTGCAGGGCCTGGAAACACTCACGCTGCGTATTGAACGGACATCCGAAAATGCGCTGGCACTGGCTCAGTGGCTTGAGCGGCATCCAGAGGTAGCGTCCGTTAATTACCTGGGCTTGGAAAGTAGTCCCTATCACGAATTAGCCAAAAAATACCTGCAACGAGGTTTCGGTGGTGTCCTTTCCTTTGAACTGAAAGGGGATAAAGCCCGTGCTGAAAAATTTGTAAACAGCCTGAAACTGATAAGCCACCTGGCCAATGTCGGCGATTCGAAAACCCTGATCATTCACCCCGCTTCAACTACGCACTCTCAATTGAACGAAGAAGAGCAATCGGGAGCCGGTGTTGCGCCTACGGGCCTGCGGGTTTCACTCGGTATCGAACACATTGACGATATCAAAGAAGACATCGAACAGGCAATTGCCCAGCTATAA
- a CDS encoding phytoene desaturase family protein: MSKPDYDAVVVGSGPNGLSAAITLQQAGLSVLVLEAKAEIGGGLRSAELTLPGFMHDICSAVHPLAAGSPFFQSLPLAEHGLEFIYPPLSAAHPFDDGTAASLRPSVSETARTLGIDERAYLDLLEPLVRHWPTMAADVLGPLRFPKHPFDMAQFGLDALPSAVQLVKRFKTKEARGLFAGMAAHAIQPLSNLTTSAIALVLMTAGHLRGWPVPKGGSRAIANALASYFRSIGGKIETNTPVQSMSQLPSAKVAVFDVTPKQLLGIAGDRFASGTANRLYRWQLENYRYGMGVFKVDWALDGPIPFTAPECRQAGTVHLGSTFEEIAEAERLTSQGQHPDRPYVLLAQQSLFDSTRAPEGKHTAWAYCHVPNGSTVDRTDAIERQIERYAPGFRDQILARHTMNTAQLEMYNPNYVGGDINGGIIDIRQLYTRPVVTLSPYRTSAPGIYICSSSTPPGGGVHGMCGYHAARVALREGFALPVTVSLATG, translated from the coding sequence TTGAGTAAGCCAGATTATGATGCCGTTGTGGTTGGCTCTGGACCGAATGGCCTGAGTGCTGCGATTACGTTGCAACAAGCCGGTCTATCGGTACTGGTGCTGGAAGCCAAAGCCGAAATTGGGGGCGGATTGCGTTCGGCAGAACTGACATTGCCTGGCTTTATGCATGATATTTGCTCGGCAGTTCATCCATTGGCGGCAGGTTCCCCGTTTTTTCAGAGCCTTCCGTTGGCTGAACATGGGCTGGAGTTTATTTACCCGCCTTTGTCAGCTGCGCACCCCTTCGACGACGGAACCGCTGCCTCACTACGACCGTCGGTTAGCGAAACAGCTCGTACACTGGGTATCGATGAGCGGGCCTATCTGGATTTGCTGGAACCACTGGTGCGCCATTGGCCAACAATGGCTGCGGATGTGCTGGGGCCGTTACGCTTTCCAAAGCATCCATTCGACATGGCTCAATTTGGTTTGGATGCGTTGCCATCGGCAGTGCAATTGGTTAAACGGTTCAAGACAAAAGAAGCCCGTGGTTTGTTTGCCGGAATGGCGGCCCATGCCATTCAGCCGTTATCGAATCTGACAACGTCGGCCATTGCACTGGTCCTGATGACGGCGGGGCACCTGCGGGGCTGGCCAGTTCCTAAGGGTGGTTCACGGGCTATTGCCAATGCGTTGGCGTCGTATTTTCGGTCGATTGGCGGCAAAATTGAGACGAATACGCCGGTTCAGTCAATGAGTCAGTTACCGTCGGCGAAGGTCGCCGTGTTTGATGTAACACCAAAACAATTGCTTGGTATAGCGGGTGATCGATTCGCTTCCGGAACCGCAAACCGGCTGTATCGCTGGCAATTAGAGAACTATCGATACGGCATGGGCGTGTTTAAAGTCGATTGGGCGCTGGATGGGCCAATTCCGTTTACGGCTCCGGAATGCCGACAGGCTGGAACAGTTCACCTGGGCAGTACATTCGAAGAAATCGCTGAAGCAGAACGGCTTACGTCGCAGGGGCAGCACCCGGATCGACCCTATGTGTTGCTAGCGCAGCAAAGTCTATTTGACTCGACACGTGCACCGGAAGGGAAACATACAGCCTGGGCATACTGCCACGTCCCAAATGGCTCGACGGTCGACCGAACAGACGCTATTGAACGTCAGATCGAGCGGTACGCGCCCGGTTTTCGGGACCAAATTCTGGCGCGACATACCATGAACACGGCCCAGTTGGAGATGTATAACCCAAATTACGTAGGGGGCGACATCAACGGCGGCATCATTGACATCCGTCAGTTGTATACCCGGCCCGTTGTTACCCTGTCGCCTTACCGGACATCGGCTCCCGGCATATACATCTGCTCATCGTCTACGCCACCCGGTGGCGGGGTACATGGCATGTGCGGGTATCATGCGGCCCGGGTTGCCCTACGCGAAGGATTTGCTCTGCCCGTAACGGTGTCACTTGCCACAGGTTAA